AAGGGCCTCCTGGGGCTGGAAGGAAAGGAATACATCGTCCGGGACGGAGATATCATAGAGATAAGATTCAACGTCTGATGGGAGGAATGCCTTCATGACCCTTCTTTTTGAACCCCTAGAAATCCGGGGCCAGCGCCTGCGAAACAGGATCGTGGCTCCGCCCATGGCGTCGCTCTCGTGCACCAACACGGGGCTGCCCACGATGGAAACCCTGGAATACTACAAACCCGTCTCCGAAAGCGGCGTCGGACTGGCCGTTCTGGAGCATCACGCCGTCCACCCCGAGGGGAGGACACGCCTTCGCCAACTACTGCTCGACCGCGACGAGGTCCTGCCCTATCAGCAAGACCTGGCGGGGCTTTTCTCCGGTGCCGGGCTCCCGGCGCTGGTCCAGGTGAACCACGCCGGTTCCTACGTGGAGGACGAGGACCTTCTCCAAAATGAACGGTTTCCCAAGGCTCCGTCACCCATAAGGCACCCCCGGTCCACCGCCCTCATAATGCCCGCCAAACTCACCCTCGAAGAGATCGCCCTGGTACCGGTGACCTTCCTCGAGGCCGCCGGCAGGGCCGCCAGGGCGGGCTACGCTGGTGTGGAGATCCACGCGGCCCACGGCTACCTCCTGGGCCAGTTCCTGAGCCCCATGACCAACCGGCGCACCGACAACTATGGCGGCAGCATCAAGAACAGGGCCAGGCTGCTCTTCGAGGTCTACGAAGCGGTGCGCGAAGCCGTCGGCGACGAACTCGTCGTCGCCGTCAGGCTGGGGATGGCCGACACCTTCCCTGGGGCCGATCCCGTGGGGCAGACCATCGACGATGCCCGATGGGTGGCGTCGGAGTTCTCCTCCGTCGGCCTCGACCTGCTGGACCTCTCGGGCAACATGTGCGGCTACGACGGGCACGGCGAGGCCTGGTTCGCCCCCTACTGCCGCACCGTCAAGGACGCCGCCGGCGACATCCCCACCATCTGCACCGGGGGCATCAGGTCCGCCGAGACGGCCCTGCGGCTCCTGGACCGGGGCGAGTGCGACCTCGTAGGCGTCGGAAGGGCGCTCAAAAGCGACCCCAACCTGGTCCGCAAGTGGAAGGACCTTGAATGAGGGCCCTGGGCATCGACCTGGGCGGGCACTTCATAAAAGGGGCCCTCATCGAGGACGGTTCGGTGGCCGCGAGGAACACCGTCCCCACCCCCGAAAGCCGTTCCCCCGGTGACGTCATCGGCGCCATCGTGGCCCTGGTAACCAAACTGGACCCCGACGGGACGGAGAAAACCGTCGGCGTGGGCTTCCCGGGGATGCTCGACGGCCAGCGTGAAAGGGTCCTCCAGGCGCCCAACTTTCCTCTCATGGTGAACTACCCCTTCAGGTCCGCCCTCGCCCAGGCATGCGGCCGGGAAGTCCTGTTGGAAAACGACGCCAACTGCGCCGCCCTGGGCGAGTGGGCCGCCGGCGCCGCCAG
The sequence above is drawn from the Thermovirga sp. genome and encodes:
- a CDS encoding NADH:flavin oxidoreductase is translated as MTLLFEPLEIRGQRLRNRIVAPPMASLSCTNTGLPTMETLEYYKPVSESGVGLAVLEHHAVHPEGRTRLRQLLLDRDEVLPYQQDLAGLFSGAGLPALVQVNHAGSYVEDEDLLQNERFPKAPSPIRHPRSTALIMPAKLTLEEIALVPVTFLEAAGRAARAGYAGVEIHAAHGYLLGQFLSPMTNRRTDNYGGSIKNRARLLFEVYEAVREAVGDELVVAVRLGMADTFPGADPVGQTIDDARWVASEFSSVGLDLLDLSGNMCGYDGHGEAWFAPYCRTVKDAAGDIPTICTGGIRSAETALRLLDRGECDLVGVGRALKSDPNLVRKWKDLE